The following coding sequences lie in one Rhodohalobacter barkolensis genomic window:
- a CDS encoding lipoate--protein ligase — MIFIENEGITDPRINLALEEYALRNFGESEDYLLFYINGPSIIIGRNQNTLEEINDEYVRKNGIHVVRRMSGGGAVYHDHGNLNFSFITNYKKENLHNFKKFTKPVIHVLKEMGVDAEMSGRNDILAEGRKISGNAQFSTGKRMFSHGTLLFNSDLEEVTRALDVKMSKIESKGHKSVRSRVANISEFLNEELSVSEFRQSLLDGLYRERDHFETYHLTDDEWKAVQDLRDEKYGNWDWNFGRSPEFNIQRTKRFTVGEIDLRLDVEKGHIKNLKIYGDFFGKEPVDEIEKILKDVRYEPSDIEIALNGIDVTEYFGDVEKAEFLELVYGDDE, encoded by the coding sequence ATGATTTTTATCGAGAATGAAGGGATCACCGATCCCCGTATCAACCTTGCTCTTGAAGAGTATGCTCTTCGAAATTTTGGTGAGAGTGAGGACTATCTGCTATTCTACATCAACGGGCCTTCTATCATCATCGGGCGGAATCAGAACACCCTGGAGGAGATCAACGATGAGTATGTGAGGAAAAATGGAATCCATGTGGTTCGCCGGATGTCGGGTGGCGGAGCGGTTTACCACGATCACGGGAACCTGAATTTTAGTTTTATCACCAACTACAAGAAAGAGAATCTCCATAACTTTAAAAAGTTTACAAAACCGGTGATCCATGTTCTGAAGGAGATGGGTGTGGATGCTGAAATGAGCGGCCGGAATGACATTCTTGCCGAAGGACGAAAAATCTCCGGTAATGCTCAGTTTTCGACCGGAAAGAGAATGTTCAGTCATGGCACACTTTTGTTTAACAGTGACCTGGAGGAGGTGACCCGTGCTCTGGATGTGAAAATGAGCAAGATCGAATCGAAAGGACACAAGTCGGTTCGCAGCCGTGTGGCCAATATCAGTGAGTTTTTGAATGAAGAGCTGAGTGTCTCCGAATTCAGGCAGAGTCTGCTGGACGGACTCTATAGAGAACGAGACCATTTTGAAACGTATCACCTTACAGACGATGAGTGGAAAGCCGTTCAAGACCTAAGGGATGAGAAGTACGGAAACTGGGACTGGAATTTTGGCCGATCACCGGAGTTCAATATCCAGCGAACTAAACGTTTCACGGTGGGTGAGATAGACCTTCGCCTGGATGTCGAAAAGGGGCATATCAAAAATCTGAAAATCTACGGCGACTTCTTCGGAAAAGAGCCGGTTGATGAGATTGAGAAAATTCTCAAAGATGTACGGTATGAACCGTCAGATATAGAGATTGCACTCAATGGAATTGATGTGACAGAATATTTTGGTGATGTTGAGAAAGCGGAATTTCTGGAGCTTGTCTATGGTGATGATGAATAG
- a CDS encoding PAS domain-containing sensor histidine kinase, translating into MNIALGHDQYHILENILHGVIITDVRGHITFWNPTNEKLFKYSQKEIIGKPISILYGDNEKMPFKKLLETCIKEGSVHGQWFGVQKNGLRIWLDVRAKILKDNNGVTDTCVITVCNIGKLKYTERRLKKREIMADAVFENSSDAILTLNREGKILNCNPAAIKLFGYNKEELIGKALNVLMPFPYSESQQGMFQANMVPGERKIIGMDKDIQGLKKDGSVFPIELSLTMIELENRIIFTGIIRDLSFRRNLERQVMEIGNEERRRIGRELHDGLGQMLTGIRMLSENLAKKLLAKGVEESEDVEEIASMVREADEYARTLSRGLVQVDLEKKGLSVALQNLCKQIAKVSKIHCEYKESGEVEIEDHTMSLHIFRIVQEAVNNAVKHSGAENIYVRLSSNIHHTSVTINDDGMGFELRDENQMGSGIQIMKHRAGMMGGVIEIVRTDEEFTQVRCIIPNDLQKFN; encoded by the coding sequence ATGAATATAGCCCTCGGTCATGATCAGTACCATATTCTGGAGAACATTCTTCATGGAGTTATCATTACAGATGTTCGGGGCCATATTACGTTTTGGAATCCCACCAATGAAAAGCTGTTTAAGTACTCACAAAAAGAGATTATCGGTAAGCCGATCAGTATCCTTTATGGGGATAATGAAAAAATGCCGTTTAAAAAACTTTTAGAAACGTGCATTAAAGAGGGTAGTGTTCATGGGCAGTGGTTTGGCGTACAGAAAAATGGTTTACGTATCTGGCTGGACGTGAGGGCAAAAATTCTGAAAGACAACAACGGGGTTACAGATACATGTGTCATTACGGTATGTAATATCGGGAAACTGAAGTATACTGAGAGAAGGCTGAAGAAGAGAGAAATTATGGCTGATGCCGTTTTTGAAAACAGCAGTGACGCCATTTTGACACTGAACCGAGAGGGTAAGATTTTAAATTGTAATCCGGCTGCAATTAAACTTTTTGGATACAATAAAGAAGAGCTGATTGGAAAAGCGTTAAATGTATTAATGCCATTTCCCTACAGCGAAAGTCAGCAGGGTATGTTTCAGGCGAATATGGTTCCCGGGGAAAGAAAGATCATAGGAATGGATAAAGATATTCAGGGTTTGAAAAAGGACGGTTCCGTTTTCCCCATTGAGTTGTCGCTGACGATGATAGAGCTTGAAAACAGAATAATATTCACAGGGATTATTCGGGATCTATCCTTTCGAAGAAATCTTGAACGGCAGGTTATGGAAATCGGAAATGAGGAGCGTCGCAGAATAGGCCGGGAGCTGCATGATGGATTGGGACAGATGCTTACGGGTATTCGAATGTTGTCGGAGAATCTGGCCAAAAAATTACTGGCAAAGGGAGTTGAGGAGTCTGAGGATGTTGAAGAGATCGCCTCAATGGTGAGGGAAGCAGACGAATATGCAAGAACTTTATCAAGGGGTTTGGTTCAGGTAGATTTGGAGAAAAAGGGCCTGAGTGTTGCACTTCAAAATTTATGCAAACAGATCGCCAAGGTGAGTAAAATCCACTGCGAATATAAAGAAAGTGGTGAAGTGGAGATTGAAGATCATACAATGTCTCTGCATATTTTCCGAATTGTGCAGGAAGCAGTCAATAATGCAGTAAAACACTCCGGCGCGGAAAATATATATGTCCGGCTTTCAAGCAACATTCACCATACTTCAGTTACCATTAATGATGATGGCATGGGTTTTGAACTGAGAGATGAGAATCAGATGGGTTCAGGTATTCAGATTATGAAACATAGAGCGGGAATGATGGGAGGCGTTATCGAAATTGTTCGGACAGACGAAGAATTCACTCAGGTACGATGCATTATTCCCAACGATCTTCAGAAGTTTAATTAA
- a CDS encoding Hsp20/alpha crystallin family protein has product MKALKKRVNEPSPIDMLRREMDLFFDDMVPFSWSRGNGGKELDTWTPTADISEDENEYVIRMDIPGMEKKDIKVNFQDGRITITGERKMEEKEDEKDFIRRERYRGSFYRSFTLPETIKEDQIQASFKEGVLKLIVPKGEVVKPKSIKIN; this is encoded by the coding sequence ATGAAAGCGTTAAAGAAAAGAGTGAACGAACCCAGCCCGATTGATATGTTAAGAAGAGAGATGGACCTGTTTTTTGATGACATGGTTCCATTTTCGTGGTCTCGAGGAAATGGTGGAAAAGAATTAGATACATGGACACCAACCGCAGATATATCTGAAGATGAAAATGAATATGTGATTCGAATGGATATTCCAGGTATGGAGAAAAAAGACATCAAGGTCAATTTCCAGGATGGACGAATTACGATAACCGGCGAACGTAAAATGGAAGAGAAAGAGGATGAGAAAGATTTCATTCGAAGAGAGCGATATCGGGGAAGTTTTTACCGATCCTTTACGTTGCCTGAAACCATCAAAGAAGATCAGATTCAAGCCTCTTTCAAAGAGGGTGTTTTGAAACTGATAGTTCCAAAGGGTGAAGTCGTTAAACCAAAGTCCATTAAAATAAACTGA
- a CDS encoding serine hydrolase domain-containing protein produces MKSGKIISLLVITVLLLQACGSVSNPDTAVNRLEEQSLFSTEQTDSIASVLSKFPDGTQFSIAVVQDTSASFYGAQRDSDQLVNVDNSEQVFEIGSISKVFTSTLLAHAIMDGLVEPDRPVTDYLDFSIHENPQFTWMQLSNHTSGLPRLPGGYFFNFLMNMNNPYKNFDEEEILDFLQNRLEMNTEPGEEHLYSNLGAGVLGLFLGLIEEKSYEELLQEKVFGPLEMGSSTTIRSKIEEQLVQGRTKRGGIAKNWDLAALAGAGGILSTTSDLSRFMMKNFDTEDEVLAYQKEPTYRVSESTEMAMGWFILTRDSGQKWYWHNGGTGGYRTSMVFSPEHNVGVILLSNISAGHQHAEEIDRLSFLLMNHYASVEILEES; encoded by the coding sequence ATGAAATCAGGAAAAATTATATCGTTGTTGGTTATTACTGTTTTACTTTTGCAGGCTTGTGGCAGCGTAAGTAATCCCGATACTGCGGTTAATCGCTTAGAAGAACAGTCACTGTTTTCAACTGAACAAACGGATTCCATTGCGTCAGTATTGAGTAAATTTCCAGATGGAACTCAGTTTTCGATAGCGGTTGTACAGGATACATCGGCAAGCTTTTATGGGGCACAAAGAGATAGTGATCAGCTTGTCAATGTAGATAACAGTGAACAAGTGTTCGAAATAGGATCCATTTCAAAAGTGTTTACATCAACGCTACTGGCACACGCCATTATGGATGGACTGGTTGAGCCTGATCGCCCGGTTACCGACTATCTTGACTTTTCAATCCATGAGAATCCGCAATTTACCTGGATGCAGCTATCCAATCATACATCAGGTTTACCGAGACTTCCCGGCGGATATTTCTTCAACTTTTTGATGAATATGAATAATCCGTACAAGAATTTTGACGAAGAAGAAATTCTTGATTTTCTTCAGAATCGACTGGAAATGAATACAGAGCCGGGTGAAGAGCATCTTTACTCTAATTTAGGTGCAGGAGTACTGGGGCTGTTTTTGGGTTTGATTGAGGAGAAGAGCTATGAAGAACTGCTTCAGGAAAAAGTGTTTGGTCCGCTTGAGATGGGGAGTTCAACTACGATACGAAGTAAGATTGAAGAACAACTGGTTCAGGGGCGAACAAAGCGTGGAGGCATCGCAAAAAATTGGGACCTTGCAGCGTTGGCCGGAGCCGGAGGGATACTATCAACTACAAGCGATCTATCCCGTTTTATGATGAAAAATTTTGATACTGAAGATGAGGTACTGGCGTATCAAAAAGAACCTACATACCGTGTTAGCGAATCAACGGAGATGGCAATGGGATGGTTTATCCTAACCCGGGATTCAGGACAAAAATGGTATTGGCACAACGGAGGTACCGGAGGCTATCGAACGTCTATGGTTTTCAGTCCTGAGCACAACGTCGGAGTCATTCTTTTGTCTAATATTTCGGCCGGGCATCAACACGCCGAAGAGATTGACAGATTGAGTTTTCTGTTGATGAATCACTATGCGTCTGTAGAAATTTTGGAAGAAAGTTGA
- a CDS encoding proline iminopeptidase-family hydrolase, which translates to MTQKNNYLDYSGSEDQFTGGINMIPISTPKGEFNVWTKRVGNNPRIRVLLLHGGPGATHELYECFDGYFPYEGIEYIYYDQLGSYYSDQPSGNELWTIERFVDEVEQVRKTLGLNRDNFFLMGQSWGGILAMEYAFAHQENLKGLIISNMMSDVKAYNKYAKEVLGPQMPKEVLDEVLEMEENEDFENPRYEELLMKHHYTEHVLRMPLEKWPNSITRTFDHLNPEVYVYMQGPSEFGIIEKATLNDWDRSGDLDKIKVPTLTIGGAYDTMDPKHMEWMAGEMQKGRYLHCPNGSHLSQYDDQKTYIEGVVKFLKDVDEGQF; encoded by the coding sequence ATGACTCAAAAAAACAACTATTTAGATTATTCAGGATCCGAGGATCAATTCACGGGCGGCATCAACATGATTCCAATTTCAACTCCAAAAGGGGAATTCAACGTTTGGACCAAACGAGTGGGAAATAATCCCAGAATCAGGGTTCTGCTTCTTCATGGTGGTCCCGGAGCTACGCATGAACTCTATGAGTGCTTTGATGGATATTTTCCTTATGAGGGAATTGAATATATCTACTACGATCAGCTTGGATCTTATTATAGTGATCAACCAAGCGGTAACGAACTGTGGACGATAGAGCGTTTTGTAGACGAGGTGGAGCAGGTCCGGAAAACATTGGGTCTGAATCGTGATAATTTCTTTCTGATGGGACAGTCATGGGGTGGTATTCTGGCCATGGAGTATGCGTTTGCGCATCAGGAGAATTTAAAAGGGTTGATCATATCCAATATGATGTCTGATGTGAAAGCCTATAACAAATATGCGAAAGAGGTTTTGGGTCCGCAGATGCCGAAAGAGGTGCTTGACGAGGTGTTGGAGATGGAGGAGAATGAGGATTTCGAAAATCCACGATATGAAGAGCTGCTGATGAAACATCACTATACGGAACATGTACTCCGAATGCCGCTGGAAAAATGGCCAAACTCCATCACACGAACATTTGATCATCTGAATCCGGAAGTGTACGTCTACATGCAGGGACCGAGTGAGTTTGGAATCATCGAAAAAGCCACGCTTAACGACTGGGACCGCTCTGGGGATCTGGATAAGATCAAGGTCCCGACGCTGACGATTGGTGGCGCCTACGATACGATGGATCCCAAACACATGGAGTGGATGGCGGGTGAAATGCAAAAAGGCAGATATTTGCATTGCCCGAACGGAAGTCATCTTTCCCAGTATGATGATCAGAAAACATATATCGAGGGAGTTGTGAAATTTTTGAAAGATGTGGATGAAGGGCAGTTTTGA
- a CDS encoding DoxX family protein, which translates to MNSSILSTEPQKTTLLIRFMVGFYFLAGGVLKFSYPELQETGFFQNLGFISANATVTVISVLEVLCGLMIIVGFFTRIAVIPLILIVSFTVLIGKFPILFEEGFWLMAHISRIDFAMFLGCVFLFITGSGYWSVDWKMLPKEI; encoded by the coding sequence ATGAATAGCAGTATTCTTTCCACAGAACCTCAAAAAACAACCCTTCTTATTCGGTTTATGGTTGGTTTCTATTTTTTGGCCGGGGGTGTTCTTAAGTTTTCCTATCCTGAACTTCAGGAGACCGGTTTTTTTCAAAATCTGGGGTTTATTTCAGCTAACGCAACAGTCACTGTTATCTCTGTCCTCGAAGTGCTGTGCGGATTGATGATTATAGTCGGTTTCTTTACCAGAATTGCAGTCATTCCTTTAATTCTTATAGTCAGCTTTACGGTTTTGATTGGTAAATTTCCAATCCTCTTTGAAGAAGGTTTTTGGCTAATGGCTCACATTTCCAGAATCGATTTCGCGATGTTTCTCGGGTGCGTTTTTCTTTTCATTACAGGGTCTGGGTATTGGTCAGTTGACTGGAAAATGCTGCCTAAGGAAATTTGA
- a CDS encoding TlpA family protein disulfide reductase: protein MRSYKISLLPLILIIQLIAGCSNSENGTSTNVSVSITGAENSPLPITGVQVIDVNDEWLAAPEQSVTAKNGSPVEVEISNMEPHILKFAAPGHRPVYTFLNAGFESAEINVELSPSAPTPDLNPAVRGNFNNFDGRSAIAMEQNSDGLWEATIDTDLDTVRYIISGVHLLEKVPGTDGEIVINESARGFDQNFLTEIIKPDGKESVTVTFDPSVYKAELGEYSLSISGNEELEGIARLYSRSIDEFLNRLKENQLQLAAGNRPPLEHDYSDYLSDIQDIEQLYSTPTISLAAELVKYRFSRELGSSEIGNINLFEKLEADSPLWMLSYEAVSDMSNKYSFEETESYLSSIAEKSPFELLKGEALYQLVQEYHDRENEEKWHAAFFELVSKYPDHYTVSYAYENYAPEQPISEGQSLPFDEFDRLDGSGTFNLHELEEDYLLLDFWATWCGPCIASMPKLHELQEQYSDSSFTIVSISLDDEAEFVQSFRNEWDMPWVHGIESRSSAKVTEMGVSGVPYYILLGPDRNVLNHDQAELKSNQLAEIIESYLK, encoded by the coding sequence ATGAGATCATATAAAATTTCACTGCTACCTCTGATTCTGATTATTCAGCTCATTGCCGGCTGTTCAAACTCGGAAAATGGAACTTCAACTAACGTTTCTGTTTCGATAACCGGTGCAGAAAATTCACCTCTTCCCATAACCGGGGTTCAGGTTATTGACGTTAATGATGAGTGGCTGGCAGCACCTGAACAATCTGTAACTGCCAAAAATGGAAGTCCTGTCGAAGTTGAAATTTCCAATATGGAGCCACACATTCTTAAATTCGCCGCACCGGGTCATCGCCCGGTTTATACGTTTCTAAATGCCGGATTTGAGTCTGCAGAAATTAATGTTGAGTTAAGTCCCTCAGCTCCTACTCCGGATCTGAATCCTGCGGTTCGGGGAAATTTCAACAACTTTGATGGTCGATCGGCAATTGCAATGGAGCAGAACTCAGATGGTTTGTGGGAAGCAACCATCGATACAGATCTCGATACGGTTCGATACATAATCAGTGGTGTCCATCTGCTGGAAAAAGTACCCGGCACGGATGGAGAGATTGTGATCAACGAATCTGCCCGGGGATTTGATCAAAATTTCCTCACCGAAATCATTAAACCGGATGGAAAGGAGAGTGTTACTGTAACTTTTGATCCATCGGTTTACAAAGCTGAACTGGGTGAATACTCTCTTTCCATTTCCGGTAATGAAGAATTGGAAGGCATTGCCAGATTGTATTCGCGAAGCATTGATGAATTTTTAAATCGATTGAAAGAGAATCAACTACAATTGGCTGCCGGAAATAGACCACCATTGGAGCACGATTATTCAGATTATCTAAGTGATATTCAGGATATTGAACAGCTGTATAGTACCCCTACCATATCTCTTGCTGCAGAGCTCGTAAAATATCGATTCAGTAGAGAATTGGGTTCCTCAGAAATCGGAAATATAAATCTGTTTGAAAAACTTGAAGCCGACTCTCCCCTTTGGATGCTAAGCTACGAGGCTGTATCAGATATGAGCAACAAATATTCATTTGAAGAGACAGAGTCATATCTGAGTTCAATTGCTGAAAAAAGTCCTTTTGAACTGCTCAAGGGAGAAGCACTATATCAGCTTGTACAAGAATATCATGATAGAGAAAATGAGGAGAAGTGGCATGCGGCATTTTTTGAATTGGTATCTAAGTATCCGGATCACTACACCGTGAGCTATGCTTATGAAAACTATGCTCCGGAGCAACCTATTTCAGAAGGTCAATCATTACCCTTCGATGAGTTTGATCGATTGGATGGTTCCGGTACATTTAATCTACATGAGCTGGAGGAAGATTATCTGCTGCTTGATTTCTGGGCAACATGGTGCGGCCCATGTATTGCATCTATGCCAAAACTCCATGAACTTCAGGAACAGTATTCAGATAGCAGCTTTACGATTGTAAGTATTTCCCTGGATGATGAAGCTGAATTTGTTCAATCATTTCGTAATGAATGGGATATGCCGTGGGTTCATGGAATTGAGTCAAGAAGCAGTGCTAAAGTCACAGAAATGGGTGTATCCGGTGTACCCTACTACATTCTTTTAGGCCCCGATCGAAATGTTTTGAACCATGATCAGGCTGAACTAAAATCAAATCAACTGGCTGAAATTATTGAAAGCTACCTAAAGTAA
- a CDS encoding DUF6567 family protein, whose protein sequence is MKNSFSILFILAALIFSGCTSTGAFLSANQTIVNLEEGNYTIAATNVMGESEAGYVLGLSYSTGLTAATLAIARVEGTGMLYAEALENLWTNFELSGEDVEGQTLALTNVRYDSDILNLIVYTKVKVTVRADVVRFD, encoded by the coding sequence ATGAAAAACAGTTTTTCAATACTCTTTATATTAGCGGCTCTCATCTTTTCAGGTTGTACAAGTACCGGGGCATTTCTTTCAGCGAATCAAACCATAGTCAATTTAGAGGAAGGAAACTATACCATTGCGGCTACAAATGTGATGGGTGAATCTGAAGCCGGCTATGTTCTCGGACTAAGTTATTCCACGGGATTGACTGCTGCGACATTGGCAATTGCAAGAGTTGAGGGAACAGGTATGCTGTATGCTGAAGCACTTGAAAACCTTTGGACCAACTTTGAACTGTCAGGAGAGGATGTAGAAGGTCAAACATTAGCTCTGACAAACGTCAGATATGATTCTGATATCCTGAATCTGATTGTTTACACAAAGGTGAAAGTAACCGTAAGAGCGGATGTAGTGAGATTTGATTGA
- a CDS encoding response regulator — protein MGNSITKQILIVDDHPMMRRGLTDTLESEPGFEVVLQLERAEQVLDVMDDYELDLMIIDVSLPGMNGIELVKNVIFQKPDQKILVISRHEESLYAERALRAGAKGYIMKFEPSDVLLKAVKKVIGGGIYVSEELNEKLLMNAMHGKKDPEASTVDLLSDRELEVFELIGHGKSSTEIAEQLHLAAKTVETYRSRIKEKMDFKNSTEMIFHAVKWVENEKMS, from the coding sequence ATGGGGAATTCAATTACTAAGCAGATTTTAATAGTAGACGATCATCCAATGATGAGGAGAGGATTAACTGATACACTTGAATCTGAACCGGGTTTTGAAGTGGTGTTGCAGTTAGAGCGCGCAGAGCAGGTACTGGATGTGATGGATGATTATGAACTCGATTTGATGATTATCGATGTATCACTGCCGGGAATGAATGGTATTGAATTGGTTAAGAATGTGATTTTTCAAAAACCGGATCAAAAAATTCTGGTGATTTCCCGTCATGAGGAATCTCTTTACGCAGAGCGGGCCTTACGAGCCGGAGCAAAGGGGTATATAATGAAATTTGAACCGAGTGATGTGCTTCTCAAAGCTGTTAAAAAAGTAATCGGCGGCGGTATCTATGTGAGCGAGGAGCTCAATGAAAAACTGCTGATGAATGCCATGCACGGAAAAAAAGATCCGGAGGCTTCCACGGTTGATTTATTAAGTGACAGGGAGCTTGAAGTTTTTGAGCTCATTGGGCATGGAAAAAGCAGTACCGAAATTGCCGAGCAGCTTCATCTGGCTGCCAAAACCGTCGAGACTTATCGCTCCAGAATTAAAGAAAAGATGGATTTTAAGAACTCAACAGAGATGATTTTTCATGCCGTGAAGTGGGTGGAAAATGAGAAAATGAGTTGA
- a CDS encoding ferric reductase-like transmembrane domain-containing protein codes for MKREMGPWLFWGTALLVIPLWMISFPESTIRQNLKPFFVYGSQVTAWTGFALFALTFVLSARLKWLEDYFGGLDKMYHLHHSMGKIAVLLLLIHPIMLAFRWVPEDTGRLIWYLFPVHNRFEINIGSWALWGLILLMIFTLLIKLPYDKWKISHKFMGLFFILGVIHIYFLGLSLSTNPALVIYLSVLSVMGITAWVYKSVVFDFVVKKSRFRVAKVERLNDKVIEIVLKPIDEVLSYTPGQFYFFSFHAEGISHESHPYTVCDMTKEGEITILVKALGDYTKQLHRELKTGATALLEGPYGRFDYQNGKPNQVWIGGGVGIAPFISWANDLKRQNKSDLNVDLYYCVNTEKEATHLPLFRELENQMETFRVHLLRADIEGFFKPEVIQSISEKDFFICGPGDMIKALLPKLIKLGVPKRSIHFEDFDFS; via the coding sequence ATGAAAAGAGAGATGGGACCCTGGCTATTCTGGGGCACCGCGCTACTTGTAATCCCTCTTTGGATGATCTCCTTTCCCGAGTCTACCATACGGCAAAACCTCAAGCCTTTCTTTGTGTACGGAAGCCAGGTTACGGCATGGACCGGATTTGCACTTTTCGCTCTCACATTTGTGCTGTCAGCTCGATTGAAATGGCTGGAAGACTATTTCGGAGGGCTTGATAAGATGTATCATCTCCATCACTCCATGGGTAAAATCGCAGTTCTGCTGTTGTTGATACATCCCATCATGCTGGCTTTTCGCTGGGTGCCGGAGGATACCGGTCGGTTAATTTGGTATCTGTTCCCCGTTCACAATCGTTTTGAGATTAACATTGGAAGCTGGGCATTGTGGGGTCTGATCCTACTGATGATTTTTACACTTCTGATTAAGCTGCCCTATGACAAATGGAAAATTTCACACAAGTTCATGGGACTCTTTTTTATTCTGGGTGTGATTCATATCTATTTCCTGGGTCTATCCTTGAGTACCAACCCCGCTTTGGTGATCTATCTCTCCGTTCTTTCTGTGATGGGGATAACAGCCTGGGTCTACAAGTCAGTTGTTTTTGATTTCGTTGTGAAGAAATCTCGTTTCCGGGTGGCGAAAGTTGAGCGCCTGAATGACAAAGTTATTGAGATCGTGTTAAAACCGATAGATGAAGTACTGAGCTATACACCGGGCCAGTTCTATTTTTTTAGTTTTCATGCTGAAGGCATTTCCCACGAGTCGCACCCATATACGGTGTGTGATATGACAAAAGAGGGTGAAATAACCATTTTGGTGAAAGCACTGGGTGATTATACAAAACAGCTTCACAGGGAATTAAAAACCGGAGCAACGGCTTTGCTTGAAGGCCCATACGGACGATTTGATTATCAGAATGGAAAACCCAATCAGGTTTGGATTGGCGGAGGGGTGGGGATTGCCCCGTTTATTAGCTGGGCCAACGATCTGAAACGACAGAATAAATCTGATTTAAATGTCGATCTGTATTACTGTGTGAACACCGAAAAAGAGGCGACCCATCTTCCGCTATTCAGGGAGCTGGAAAATCAGATGGAAACGTTCAGGGTGCACCTGCTCAGAGCCGATATAGAAGGATTTTTTAAACCCGAAGTAATTCAAAGCATAAGTGAAAAGGATTTTTTTATATGCGGCCCAGGGGATATGATAAAAGCTTTACTTCCGAAATTAATAAAGCTGGGAGTTCCAAAGAGATCCATTCACTTTGAGGACTTCGATTTTTCCTGA